Proteins found in one Syngnathus acus chromosome 9, fSynAcu1.2, whole genome shotgun sequence genomic segment:
- the gadd45ga gene encoding growth arrest and DNA-damage-inducible, gamma a: MTLEEIRGQESTMDQNERVQSAGTALEELLLAAKKQDYLTVGVYESAKVMNVDPDSVAFCVLATDEEHACDIALQIHFTLIQAFCFDNDINVVRVTDIERLADLVGAYEGGEPKDAHCILVTSPSANPWKDPALDKLSLFCEQSRSMCDWVPTITFPER, translated from the exons ATGACTCTTGAGGAGATTCGAGGACAGGAAAGCACGATGGACCAAAACGAAAG GGTGCAAAGTGCAGGCACAGCATTGGAAGAGCTGCTGCTCGCCGCTAAGAAGCAAGACTACCTTACAGTCGGCGTGTACGAGTCGGCGAAAGTTATGAATGT CGATCCGGACAGCGTCGCTTTCTGCGTGCTTGCCACCGATGAGGAGCACGCGTGCGACATCGCCCTGCAGATTCATTTCACGCTCATCCAAGCGTTCTGCTTCGACAACGACATCAACGTGGTGCGCGTCACCGATATCGAGCGCCTCGCCGATCTGGTGGGCGCATACGAGGGCGGCGAGCCCAAGGACGCCCACTGCATCCTAGTCACG AGCCCCAGTGCCAATCCATGGAAAGATCCCGCTCTGGATAAACTGAGTCTCTTCTGCGAGCAGAGCCGCAGCATGTGTGACTGGGTTCCCACCATCACCTTCCCTGAACGCTGA